Proteins encoded in a region of the Phacochoerus africanus isolate WHEZ1 chromosome 8, ROS_Pafr_v1, whole genome shotgun sequence genome:
- the IPP gene encoding actin-binding protein IPP isoform X2: protein MASEGCAKAGDSPFSSDKHAQLILAQMNKMRNGQHFCDVQLQVGTETFKVHRLVLAASSPYFAALFTGGMKESSKDVVQILGIEAGIFQVLLDFIYTGTVNIGVNNVQELIVAADMLQLTEVVNLCCEFLKGQIDPQNCIGIFQFSEQIACHDLLEFTENYIHVHFLEVHSGEEFLALTKDQLIKVLRSEELSIEDEYQVFLAAMQWILKDLGRRRKHVVEVLDPIRFPLLPPQRLLKYIEGVSDFNLRVALQTLLKEYCEVSKSPKENKFCNFLQTSKVRPRKKARKYLYAVGEKDSMIFDCTECYDPVTKQWTTVASMNHPRCGLGVCVCYGAIYALGGWIGAEIGNTIERFDPDENKWEVVGNMAMSRYYFGCCEMQGLIYVVGGISNEGIELRSFEVYDPLSKRWSPLPPMATRRAYLGVAALNDCIYSVGGWNETQDALHTVEKYSFEEEKWVEVASMKVPRAGMCVVAVNGLLYVSGGRSSSHDFLAPGTLDSVEVYNPHSDTWTEIGNMITSRCEGGVAAL from the exons ATGGCTAGTGAGGGATGTGCCAAGGCTGGCGATAGTCCTTTTTCATCAGATAAACATGCTCAACTCATCTTGGCCCAGATGAACAAAATGAGGAATGGACAGCATTTCTGTGATGTGCAGCTGCAAGTTGGGACAGAAACTTTCAAAGTTCATCGGCTGGTTTTGGCTGCCAGTAGTCCTTACTTTGCAGCTTTGTTCACTGGAGGAATGAAAGAGTCCTCAAAGGATGTTGTACAGATTCTAGGAATTGAAGCTGGAATCTTTCAAGTACTTCTAGATTTTATTTACACAG gtacagtgaacataggagtgaaTAATGTCCAGGAGTTGATTGTTGCCGCAGACATGCTGCAGTTGACGGAAGTTGTTAATCTGTGCTGTGAGTTTCTGAAAGGACAGATCGATCCACAGAACTGCATTGGGATCTTTCAGTTCTCCGAGCAAATCGCCTGCCATGATCTTTTGGAATttacagaaaactatattcatGTCCATTTCTTGGAGGTTCATAGTGGGGAAGAGTTCCTGGCGCTTACCAAAGATCAGCTGATCAAAGTGTTGCGAAGTGAAGAGCTCAGCATCGAGGATGAATACCAGGTCTTCTTAGCAGCAATGCAGTGGATTCTGAAAGAtctgggaaggagaagaaaacatgTGGTGGAAGTGCTCGACCCGATTCGATTCCCCTTACTACCTCCTCAGAGGCTTTTGAAGTACATAGAAG GAGTATCTGATTTTAATCTTCGTGTTGCATTGCAAACGCTTTTGAAAGAGTACTGTGAGGTCAGCAAATCTCCCAAAGAGAacaaattttgtaattttctgcAGACATCTAAGGTTCGACCTcggaagaaagcaagaaaataccTGTATGCAGTAG GTGAAAAAGATTCAATGATTTTTGACTGTACTGAATGCTATGATCCAGTTACTAAGCAGTGGACAACTGTAGCTTCAATGAATCATCCCCGCTGTGGcttgggagtgtgtgtgtgttatggggCTATCTATGCTTTAG GTGGTTGGATTGGAGCTGAAATAGGGAACACCATTGAAAGATTTGATCCTGATGAAAATAAGTGGGAAGTCGTTGGCAACATGGCTATGTCTCGCTACTATTTTGGGTGTTGTGAAATGCAAG GTTTAATTTATGTAGTTGGGGGCATCAGCAATGAAGGAATAGAGCTTCGTTCTTTTGAAGTTTATGATCCGCTTTCCAAGCGTTGGTCTCCACTTCCTCCGATGGCAACCAGAAGAGCGTATCTTGGGGTGGCTGCCCTCAATGACTGCATCTACTCTGTTGGCGGGTGGAATGAGACGCAAGATGCTCTTCATACTGTAGAAAAATACTCCTTTGAAGAG GAAAAATGGGTTGAAGTTGCCTCAATGAAAGTGCCTCGAGCAGGCATGTGTGTTGTGGCAGTCAACGGGCTTCTGTATGTTTCTGGAGGTCGATCTTCCAGCCATGATTTCTTGGCCCCAGGTACCCTGGACTCAGTTGAGGTTTATAATCCTCATTCCGATACATGGACAGAAATCGGTAACATGATCACCAGCCGTTGTGAAGGAGGTGTCGCTGCTCTCTGA
- the IPP gene encoding actin-binding protein IPP isoform X1, whose protein sequence is MASEGCAKAGDSPFSSDKHAQLILAQMNKMRNGQHFCDVQLQVGTETFKVHRLVLAASSPYFAALFTGGMKESSKDVVQILGIEAGIFQVLLDFIYTGTVNIGVNNVQELIVAADMLQLTEVVNLCCEFLKGQIDPQNCIGIFQFSEQIACHDLLEFTENYIHVHFLEVHSGEEFLALTKDQLIKVLRSEELSIEDEYQVFLAAMQWILKDLGRRRKHVVEVLDPIRFPLLPPQRLLKYIEGVSDFNLRVALQTLLKEYCEVSKSPKENKFCNFLQTSKVRPRKKARKYLYAVGGYTRLQGGRWSDSRALSCVERFDTFTQYWTTVSSLHQARCGLGVAVLGGMVYAIGGEKDSMIFDCTECYDPVTKQWTTVASMNHPRCGLGVCVCYGAIYALGGWIGAEIGNTIERFDPDENKWEVVGNMAMSRYYFGCCEMQGLIYVVGGISNEGIELRSFEVYDPLSKRWSPLPPMATRRAYLGVAALNDCIYSVGGWNETQDALHTVEKYSFEEEKWVEVASMKVPRAGMCVVAVNGLLYVSGGRSSSHDFLAPGTLDSVEVYNPHSDTWTEIGNMITSRCEGGVAAL, encoded by the exons ATGGCTAGTGAGGGATGTGCCAAGGCTGGCGATAGTCCTTTTTCATCAGATAAACATGCTCAACTCATCTTGGCCCAGATGAACAAAATGAGGAATGGACAGCATTTCTGTGATGTGCAGCTGCAAGTTGGGACAGAAACTTTCAAAGTTCATCGGCTGGTTTTGGCTGCCAGTAGTCCTTACTTTGCAGCTTTGTTCACTGGAGGAATGAAAGAGTCCTCAAAGGATGTTGTACAGATTCTAGGAATTGAAGCTGGAATCTTTCAAGTACTTCTAGATTTTATTTACACAG gtacagtgaacataggagtgaaTAATGTCCAGGAGTTGATTGTTGCCGCAGACATGCTGCAGTTGACGGAAGTTGTTAATCTGTGCTGTGAGTTTCTGAAAGGACAGATCGATCCACAGAACTGCATTGGGATCTTTCAGTTCTCCGAGCAAATCGCCTGCCATGATCTTTTGGAATttacagaaaactatattcatGTCCATTTCTTGGAGGTTCATAGTGGGGAAGAGTTCCTGGCGCTTACCAAAGATCAGCTGATCAAAGTGTTGCGAAGTGAAGAGCTCAGCATCGAGGATGAATACCAGGTCTTCTTAGCAGCAATGCAGTGGATTCTGAAAGAtctgggaaggagaagaaaacatgTGGTGGAAGTGCTCGACCCGATTCGATTCCCCTTACTACCTCCTCAGAGGCTTTTGAAGTACATAGAAG GAGTATCTGATTTTAATCTTCGTGTTGCATTGCAAACGCTTTTGAAAGAGTACTGTGAGGTCAGCAAATCTCCCAAAGAGAacaaattttgtaattttctgcAGACATCTAAGGTTCGACCTcggaagaaagcaagaaaataccTGTATGCAGTAG GTGGATATACTCGGTTGCAGGGGGGCCGTTGGAGTGATAGCAGAGCCCTCAGCTGTGTAGAACGTTTTGACACCTTTACCCAGTACTGGACCACCGTGTCTTCGCTGCATCAGGCTCGATGTGGACTAGGAGTAGCGGTTCTGGGAGGGATGGTGTACGCAATTGGAG GTGAAAAAGATTCAATGATTTTTGACTGTACTGAATGCTATGATCCAGTTACTAAGCAGTGGACAACTGTAGCTTCAATGAATCATCCCCGCTGTGGcttgggagtgtgtgtgtgttatggggCTATCTATGCTTTAG GTGGTTGGATTGGAGCTGAAATAGGGAACACCATTGAAAGATTTGATCCTGATGAAAATAAGTGGGAAGTCGTTGGCAACATGGCTATGTCTCGCTACTATTTTGGGTGTTGTGAAATGCAAG GTTTAATTTATGTAGTTGGGGGCATCAGCAATGAAGGAATAGAGCTTCGTTCTTTTGAAGTTTATGATCCGCTTTCCAAGCGTTGGTCTCCACTTCCTCCGATGGCAACCAGAAGAGCGTATCTTGGGGTGGCTGCCCTCAATGACTGCATCTACTCTGTTGGCGGGTGGAATGAGACGCAAGATGCTCTTCATACTGTAGAAAAATACTCCTTTGAAGAG GAAAAATGGGTTGAAGTTGCCTCAATGAAAGTGCCTCGAGCAGGCATGTGTGTTGTGGCAGTCAACGGGCTTCTGTATGTTTCTGGAGGTCGATCTTCCAGCCATGATTTCTTGGCCCCAGGTACCCTGGACTCAGTTGAGGTTTATAATCCTCATTCCGATACATGGACAGAAATCGGTAACATGATCACCAGCCGTTGTGAAGGAGGTGTCGCTGCTCTCTGA
- the IPP gene encoding actin-binding protein IPP isoform X3: MASEGCAKAGDSPFSSDKHAQLILAQMNKMRNGQHFCDVQLQVGTETFKVHRLVLAASSPYFAALFTGGMKESSKDVVQILGIEAGIFQVLLDFIYTGTVNIGVNNVQELIVAADMLQLTEVVNLCCEFLKGQIDPQNCIGIFQFSEQIACHDLLEFTENYIHVHFLEVHSGEEFLALTKDQLIKVLRSEELSIEDEYQVFLAAMQWILKDLGRRRKHVVEVLDPIRFPLLPPQRLLKYIEGVSDFNLRVALQTLLKEYCEVSKSPKENKFCNFLQTSKVRPRKKARKYLYAVGGYTRLQGGRWSDSRALSCVERFDTFTQYWTTVSSLHQARCGLGVAVLGGMVYAIGGEKDSMIFDCTECYDPVTKQWTTVASMNHPRCGLGVCVCYGAIYALGGWIGAEIGNTIERFDPDENKWEVVGNMAMSRYYFGCCEMQGLIYVVGGISNEGIELRSFEVYDPLSKRWSPLPPMATRRAYLGVAALNDCIYSVGGWNETQDALHTVEKYSFEEVGKMG; encoded by the exons ATGGCTAGTGAGGGATGTGCCAAGGCTGGCGATAGTCCTTTTTCATCAGATAAACATGCTCAACTCATCTTGGCCCAGATGAACAAAATGAGGAATGGACAGCATTTCTGTGATGTGCAGCTGCAAGTTGGGACAGAAACTTTCAAAGTTCATCGGCTGGTTTTGGCTGCCAGTAGTCCTTACTTTGCAGCTTTGTTCACTGGAGGAATGAAAGAGTCCTCAAAGGATGTTGTACAGATTCTAGGAATTGAAGCTGGAATCTTTCAAGTACTTCTAGATTTTATTTACACAG gtacagtgaacataggagtgaaTAATGTCCAGGAGTTGATTGTTGCCGCAGACATGCTGCAGTTGACGGAAGTTGTTAATCTGTGCTGTGAGTTTCTGAAAGGACAGATCGATCCACAGAACTGCATTGGGATCTTTCAGTTCTCCGAGCAAATCGCCTGCCATGATCTTTTGGAATttacagaaaactatattcatGTCCATTTCTTGGAGGTTCATAGTGGGGAAGAGTTCCTGGCGCTTACCAAAGATCAGCTGATCAAAGTGTTGCGAAGTGAAGAGCTCAGCATCGAGGATGAATACCAGGTCTTCTTAGCAGCAATGCAGTGGATTCTGAAAGAtctgggaaggagaagaaaacatgTGGTGGAAGTGCTCGACCCGATTCGATTCCCCTTACTACCTCCTCAGAGGCTTTTGAAGTACATAGAAG GAGTATCTGATTTTAATCTTCGTGTTGCATTGCAAACGCTTTTGAAAGAGTACTGTGAGGTCAGCAAATCTCCCAAAGAGAacaaattttgtaattttctgcAGACATCTAAGGTTCGACCTcggaagaaagcaagaaaataccTGTATGCAGTAG GTGGATATACTCGGTTGCAGGGGGGCCGTTGGAGTGATAGCAGAGCCCTCAGCTGTGTAGAACGTTTTGACACCTTTACCCAGTACTGGACCACCGTGTCTTCGCTGCATCAGGCTCGATGTGGACTAGGAGTAGCGGTTCTGGGAGGGATGGTGTACGCAATTGGAG GTGAAAAAGATTCAATGATTTTTGACTGTACTGAATGCTATGATCCAGTTACTAAGCAGTGGACAACTGTAGCTTCAATGAATCATCCCCGCTGTGGcttgggagtgtgtgtgtgttatggggCTATCTATGCTTTAG GTGGTTGGATTGGAGCTGAAATAGGGAACACCATTGAAAGATTTGATCCTGATGAAAATAAGTGGGAAGTCGTTGGCAACATGGCTATGTCTCGCTACTATTTTGGGTGTTGTGAAATGCAAG GTTTAATTTATGTAGTTGGGGGCATCAGCAATGAAGGAATAGAGCTTCGTTCTTTTGAAGTTTATGATCCGCTTTCCAAGCGTTGGTCTCCACTTCCTCCGATGGCAACCAGAAGAGCGTATCTTGGGGTGGCTGCCCTCAATGACTGCATCTACTCTGTTGGCGGGTGGAATGAGACGCAAGATGCTCTTCATACTGTAGAAAAATACTCCTTTGAAGAGGTAG GAAAAATGGGTTGA